The proteins below come from a single Aegilops tauschii subsp. strangulata cultivar AL8/78 chromosome 6, Aet v6.0, whole genome shotgun sequence genomic window:
- the LOC109787324 gene encoding uncharacterized protein isoform X2 gives MDAPAPDNIAAEEGGQQQMHQDEKEHRPMFRRVKDKMRKIKNTIAGHGHDHDHDHEQDTGGGDSNSTDEDEEDAATREAEVEKGGYQQQDVEDKPIFADSSPDDAPGVRLGDLGAPAAAQEVKRDDAPGVRLGDLGAPAAAQEVKRDDAPGVRLGDLGAPAAAQEVKRDDAAGMRLGDFGGPASAKEVKRDDTQGVPLGDLGSPVGEDPAVPNSSTPMPRGGEDIGTTDADRNFEAMNVSDDPKQVGARKMDVDVSKEYEAMPVSDGTGEEWNDAPTDAEYTRSDTDRLKNTAAGTVYEKVAGVGTVALVASKAQQVSPGFGAGGNAQDDSSATAAPESVTAGAGKRDLDLPREGTRASYTGTERLKNAATDATGTEGLKNAATDATGTEGLKNAATDATGTEGLKNAATDATGTEGLKNAATGATGTEGLRNAATDAATEGAPGATYTDMIKSAAAGTTEYGKKLASTVYDMIKSAVAGATEYGMKLASTVYEKVAGVGTAVTSKAQQVTTSAGTAVLHGAAPRTNTNVM, from the exons ATGGACGCGCCGGCCCCCGACAACATCGCCG CTGAGGAGGGCGGGCAGCAACAGATGCACCAGGACGAGAAGGAGCACAGGCCGATGTTCAGGAGAGTCAAGGACaagatgaggaagatcaagaacacCATCGCCGGCCACGGCCACGATCACGATCACGATCACGAGCAGGACACCGGTGGCGGTGATAGCAACAGCACcgacgaggacgaggaggatGCGGCGACGAGGGAAGCCGAGGTGGAGAAGGGCGGATACCAGCAGCAAGACGTCGAGGACAAGCCCATCTTCGCGGACTCCAGTCCCGACGACGCTCCGGGGGTGCGGCTTGGTGACCTTGGCGCCCCGGCAGCGGCGCAGGAGGTGAAGCGCGACGACGCTCCGGGGGTGCGGCTTGGTGACCTTGGCGCCCCGGCAGCGGCGCAGGAGGTGAAGCGCGACGACGCGCCGGGGGTGCGGCTTGGTGACCTTGGCGCCCCGGCAGCGGCGCAGGAGGTGAAGCGCGACGACGCCGCGGGGATGCGGCTTGGCGACTTCGGCGGCCCGGCGTCGGCGAAGGAG GTGAAGCGCGACGACACCCAGGGAGTGCCGCTCGGCGATCTCGGCAGCCCTGTCGGCGAGGACCCGGCCGTGCCGAACTCGAGCACGCCCATGCCGCGAGGTGGCGAAGACATCGGCACGACGGACGCCGACCGTAACTTCGAGGCGATGAATGTGTCAGACGACCCCAAGCAAGTTGGCGCACGGAAGATGGACGTCGACGTGAGCAAAGAGTATGAGGCAATGCCGGTGTCGGACGGCACCGGGGAGGAATGGAACGACGCACCCACAGACGCCGAGTACACCAGGAGCGACACGGACAGGCTCAAGAATACGGCAGCTGGCACGGTATATGAGAAGGTCGCCGGCGTCGGCACGGTCGCCCTAGTGGCGAGCAAGGCGCAGCAGGTCTCCCCCGGCTTCGGCGCTGGCGGGAACGCGCAGGACGACTCCAGCGCAACTGCCGCCCCTGAATCGGTGACCGCAGGTGCCGGGAAGAGGGACCTCGACTTGCCGCGAGAGGGAACGCGGGCGTCCTACACCGGCACGGAGCGGCTGAAGAACGCGGCAACGGACGCGACGGGCACGGAGGGGCTGAAGAACGCGGCCACGGACGCGACGGGCACGGAGGGGCTGAAGAACGCGGCCACGGACGCGACGGGCACGGAGGGGCTGAAGAACGCGGCCACGGACGCGACGGGCACGGAGGGGCTGAAGAACGCGGCAACGGGCGCGACGGGCACGGAGGGGCTGAGGAACGCGGCCACGGACGCGGCGACGGAGGGCGCGCCTGGAGCGACGTACACCGACATGATCAAGTCCGCGGCGGCGGGCACCACGGAGTACGGCAAGAAGCTGGCGAGCACGGTGTACGACATGATCAAGTCCGCGGTGGCGGGCGCCACGGAGTACGGCATGAAGCTAGCGAGCACGGTGTACGAGAAGGTCGCCGGCGTCGGCACGGCCGTGACGAGCAAGGCCCAGCAGGTGACAACATCGGCCGGCACCGCGGTGCTTCACGGCGCGGCTCCAAGGACCAACACGAATGTGATGTGA
- the LOC109787286 gene encoding protein FAR1-RELATED SEQUENCE 5-like encodes MPFVPFVGVNNHRCTTVFGCAIIADETEGTYVWLLQTFMKANCQVKPKSIITDGDAAMIRAIRTVLSDVFHRLCFWHIEKNMQRHLHYKSMDEFRSLLYYATSQANFEQRWKAFYDKWKTNRTEEWLDRMYRKRRLWAASYLSDGFFLGMRSNQRSESLNSCLHLHLDYGMTIFDLVVHYENCIVCLRENEAYDDCEAFQKEPPSVTEYKALEEHAAKVFTPANFYILQDDLHKMGQLEIFETLVGIGHQPFMVTWKDNYKFRYNVVYEPGNSEETMTCSCLRMVRKGLPCKHILFVLHHLNLTEIPKCRVLHRLSKHARDGLPVQRKSDMFGWGWSGPLERERYSAITIKIAEAAHVAANDPFLFDELMKCLDNIIAQKKISEEELIGSRRYAMLKKEASQAQQVEPGIGDPQKVSTKGAPKKGRSKGGPDITKNGRPKDFTEKKSGPLCSLCSLPGHNKVTCSLNEK; translated from the coding sequence ATGCCGTTCGTCCCCTTTGTCGGAGTTAACAACCACCGTTGCACCACAGTGTTTGGTTGTGCCATCATTGCTGACGAGACGGAAGGGACATACGTGTGGCTGCTGCAGACATTTATGAAGGCAAACTGTCAGGTGAAGCCAAAGTCAATAATCACAGACGGTGACGCTGCAATGATCCGGGCTATTCGGACTGTCCTTTCAGATGTTTTCCATCGTCTTTGCTTCTGGCATATCGAGAAAAATATGCAGAGGCACCTGCATTACAAGTCAATGGATGAGTTCAGATCGCTCCTGTACTATGCCACCTCTCAAGCGAACTTTGAGCAGAGATGGAAAGCTTTCTATGATAAGTGGAAGACGAATAGAACTGAAGAGTGGCTTGACAGGATGTACAGGAAGAGGAGACTTTGGGCAGCTTCATATCTTTCCGATGGTTTTTTCCTTGGTATGCGAAGTAACCAGAGGAGTGAAAGCCTCAACTCCTGCCTTCACCTTCACCTGGACTACGGTATGACAATTTTTGATTTGGTGGTGCATTATGAGAACTGTATAGTTTGCCTGCGTGAGAACGAGGCGTACGATGACTGCGAGGCATTCCAGAAGGAACCACCGTCGGTTACTGAATATAAGGCCCTTGAGGAGCATGCCGCCAAAGTATTCACACCTGCTAATTTCTACATCCTCCAAGATGATTTGCATAAGATGGGTCAGCTGGAGATATTTGAGACGCTCGTGGGAATTGGGCATCAGCCATTCATGGTGACATGGAAGGATAACTACAAGTTCAGGTACAATGTTGTTTATGAACCAGGTAACTCAGAAGAAACTATGACATGCAGTTGTCTTAGGATGGTTCGGAAAGGGCTGCCATGCAAACACATTCTGTTTGTCCTCCATcatctgaacttaactgaaataCCAAAGTGCCGTGTCCTGCATCGGTTGTCCAAACATGCGAGAGATGGGTTGCCTGTGCAGCGGAAGAGTGATATGTTTGGATGGGGTTGGTCAGGGCCATTGGAGAGAGAACGGTATAGTGCAATAACCATTAAAATCGCAGAAGCTGCTCATGTTGCAGCAAATGATCCCTTCTTGTTCGATGAGTTGATGAAGTGTCTGGACAACATAATAGCGCAGAAAAAGATTTCAGAGGAGGAACTTATAGGAAGTAGAAGGTATGCTATGCTTAAGAAGGAGGCAAGTCAGGCACAACAAGTTGAGCCTGGTATTGGTGATCCTCAGAAAGTTTCGACGAAGGGTGCACCTAAGAAGGGGCGGTCGAAGGGTGGCCCCGACATTACAAAGAATGGTAGGCCAAAAGATTTTACAGAGAAGAAAAGTGGTCCTTTGTGCAGTCTGTGTAGTCTCCCAGGTCATAACAAGGTTACATGTAGTCTGAACGAGAAGTGA
- the LOC109787324 gene encoding uncharacterized protein isoform X1 — protein sequence MDAPAPDNIAAEEGGQQQMHQDEKEHRPMFRRVKDKMRKIKNTIAGHGHDHDHDHEQDTGGGDSNSTDEDEEDAATREAEVEKGGYQQQDVEDKPIFADSSPDDAPGVRLGDLGAPAAAQEVKRDDAPGVRLGDLGAPAAAQEVKRDDAPGVRLGDLGAPAAAQEVKRDDAAGMRLGDFGGPASAKEVKRDDAAGMRLGDFGGPASAKEVKRDDTQGVPLGDLGSPVGEDPAVPNSSTPMPRGGEDIGTTDADRNFEAMNVSDDPKQVGARKMDVDVSKEYEAMPVSDGTGEEWNDAPTDAEYTRSDTDRLKNTAAGTVYEKVAGVGTVALVASKAQQVSPGFGAGGNAQDDSSATAAPESVTAGAGKRDLDLPREGTRASYTGTERLKNAATDATGTEGLKNAATDATGTEGLKNAATDATGTEGLKNAATDATGTEGLKNAATGATGTEGLRNAATDAATEGAPGATYTDMIKSAAAGTTEYGKKLASTVYDMIKSAVAGATEYGMKLASTVYEKVAGVGTAVTSKAQQVTTSAGTAVLHGAAPRTNTNVM from the exons ATGGACGCGCCGGCCCCCGACAACATCGCCG CTGAGGAGGGCGGGCAGCAACAGATGCACCAGGACGAGAAGGAGCACAGGCCGATGTTCAGGAGAGTCAAGGACaagatgaggaagatcaagaacacCATCGCCGGCCACGGCCACGATCACGATCACGATCACGAGCAGGACACCGGTGGCGGTGATAGCAACAGCACcgacgaggacgaggaggatGCGGCGACGAGGGAAGCCGAGGTGGAGAAGGGCGGATACCAGCAGCAAGACGTCGAGGACAAGCCCATCTTCGCGGACTCCAGTCCCGACGACGCTCCGGGGGTGCGGCTTGGTGACCTTGGCGCCCCGGCAGCGGCGCAGGAGGTGAAGCGCGACGACGCTCCGGGGGTGCGGCTTGGTGACCTTGGCGCCCCGGCAGCGGCGCAGGAGGTGAAGCGCGACGACGCGCCGGGGGTGCGGCTTGGTGACCTTGGCGCCCCGGCAGCGGCGCAGGAGGTGAAGCGCGACGACGCCGCGGGGATGCGGCTTGGCGACTTCGGCGGCCCGGCGTCGGCGAAGGAGGTGAAGCGCGACGACGCCGCGGGGATGCGGCTTGGCGACTTCGGCGGCCCGGCGTCGGCGAAGGAGGTGAAGCGCGACGACACCCAGGGAGTGCCGCTCGGCGATCTCGGCAGCCCTGTCGGCGAGGACCCGGCCGTGCCGAACTCGAGCACGCCCATGCCGCGAGGTGGCGAAGACATCGGCACGACGGACGCCGACCGTAACTTCGAGGCGATGAATGTGTCAGACGACCCCAAGCAAGTTGGCGCACGGAAGATGGACGTCGACGTGAGCAAAGAGTATGAGGCAATGCCGGTGTCGGACGGCACCGGGGAGGAATGGAACGACGCACCCACAGACGCCGAGTACACCAGGAGCGACACGGACAGGCTCAAGAATACGGCAGCTGGCACGGTATATGAGAAGGTCGCCGGCGTCGGCACGGTCGCCCTAGTGGCGAGCAAGGCGCAGCAGGTCTCCCCCGGCTTCGGCGCTGGCGGGAACGCGCAGGACGACTCCAGCGCAACTGCCGCCCCTGAATCGGTGACCGCAGGTGCCGGGAAGAGGGACCTCGACTTGCCGCGAGAGGGAACGCGGGCGTCCTACACCGGCACGGAGCGGCTGAAGAACGCGGCAACGGACGCGACGGGCACGGAGGGGCTGAAGAACGCGGCCACGGACGCGACGGGCACGGAGGGGCTGAAGAACGCGGCCACGGACGCGACGGGCACGGAGGGGCTGAAGAACGCGGCCACGGACGCGACGGGCACGGAGGGGCTGAAGAACGCGGCAACGGGCGCGACGGGCACGGAGGGGCTGAGGAACGCGGCCACGGACGCGGCGACGGAGGGCGCGCCTGGAGCGACGTACACCGACATGATCAAGTCCGCGGCGGCGGGCACCACGGAGTACGGCAAGAAGCTGGCGAGCACGGTGTACGACATGATCAAGTCCGCGGTGGCGGGCGCCACGGAGTACGGCATGAAGCTAGCGAGCACGGTGTACGAGAAGGTCGCCGGCGTCGGCACGGCCGTGACGAGCAAGGCCCAGCAGGTGACAACATCGGCCGGCACCGCGGTGCTTCACGGCGCGGCTCCAAGGACCAACACGAATGTGATGTGA